The genome window TGGTCAGCGGAGATGCAGGGCGTCTGGCGGATTACGGGGGCGATTCCTGGGAGCTCGAAACGCCCGACATTGACGGATTGGCGCGCGCTGCGCAGGAGATTCTCGAAGATCAACCTCGTTTCCGTATTGCGGCGCGCAAACGGGCGGAGCAGGCTTTTGGCCTACAGAGGATGATCGATGGGTATCTCGCGGTGATCGAGGAAGCGCTGTGATGGGCGCCGACCGAGGCGCCACTTTTCCAGGGCGAGTGGGGCTGCAGCAGCGGGTGCTGCCCGCATATCGCGTGCCTTTTTTCGAACGCCTGGCTGCGGTTTGCGAAGGCGGTTTGCAGGTTTTCGCCGGGGAACCGCGCCGCGATGAAGCCATTCTGCAGGCTTCTAAAATGCGTCCGGATTTGTTCTCCCGTGCAAAGAACATCCACATTCTGCGCGGCACGTTGTATCTCTGTTATCAAAAGAACATGCTCTCATGGCTGCAGGCCTGGGATCCGCGGGTTTTGATCCTGGAAGCCAACCCGCGCTACCTCGCCAACTGGCGGGCAATGCGCTGGATGCGGATGCGAAGTCGTCCCATCATCGGCTGGGGACTGGGTGCTCCGCCTCCGGGTGGGGCCCTGGCGCAGGTCCGCAGGGCGTTCCGTAAGCGTTTTCTCGGCCATTTCGATGCGCTGATTGTTTACAGCACGCTGGGCGCGGAACAATACCGCCGGTCGGGGGTTCGTGAAGAGTGTATTTTCGTGGCGCCCAACGCCGCCGCGGCCGTTCCGCCACCGCTAAAGCCTCGAAAGGTGAAGCCACGAGACGACCTGCACGTGCTTTTCGTGGGCCGTTTGCAGGCGCGCAAACGCGTGGACAACTTGCTGCGGGCTTGTGCAGTGCTGGAAACACCACCGGCGTTGACCATCGTCGGGGACGGACCGGCGCGGGGCGATCTGGAACAGCTTTCGCAGCGCGTTTATCCACAGGCTCGTTTCGTCGGCGCACAGCAAGGTGAAGCGCTCGAGGCGTATTTCCGGAAGGCGGACCTGTTCGTGCTGCCCGGTACGGGTGGGCTGGCCGTACAGCAGGCCATGGCACACGGACTGCCCGTCATCGTAGCCGAAGGCGACGGCACCCAGAACGATCTGGCGACCCCGGACAACGGCTGGCTGGTGCCGCCCGGGAATCTGGACGCGCTGATCGCTGCGCTGCGGCAGGCGATATCCGACCCCGAGCGTCTACGATCGCTGGGGAAGGAGTCGCATCGTCTGGCGAGCGAACGGTTCAACATCGAAAACATGGCCTCGGCTTTCGTGCGTGCCTTGAACGCGGTCACCCGGGAACGCTGAGATGCGTCTGCTTTTCATCGCCGACGGACGCAGCCCGACCGCGCTGAACTGGATGCGCAGCTTCATCGAGAAGGAAGAAGAAGTGCATCTACTTTCGACTTTTGCCTGCGAACCTGCTCTGGAACTGGCTTCCCTCAATATCGTGCCGGTCGCCTTCAGCGGCTTTGCCGGCGGGCCATCTTCCGGATCTGGTAAAACCAAACGGCGCAGCGTCTTGCGCGGCGCACGATGGATCCGGTTGCGCGCCTGGGTGCGGCATTGGCTGGGGCCGTTGACCCTGGCGACGGCGGCACGGCGGACCGCTGCGTTGATCGAGGCGATCGATCCGGACTTGATTCACGCCATGCGTATCCCGTTCGAGGGCATGCTCGCCGCAGCGGCAGACCCAGAAGCACCACTCTTGCTTTCCATCTGGGGCAACGATTTCACCCTGCATGCGCCTTCGACGCCGTTGATGGCGCGTTATACTCGCAAAACGCTTGCGCGCACGGATGGTCTGCTGGCGGACTGCCGCCGCGATCAAAAACTGGCCTACACGCGGGGATTCCCGCAGGATCGACCGTCTATCGTCTTGCCCGCCAGCGGCGGCATCCGCTGGCAAGATTTTCATCCCGCGGGGACGGACGCCGGTGACTGGCCGGGCGCATTGGCGAATTTGTCTGGGAAAATCCCGGCGGACGCGCCCGTGGTAGTCAACCCGCGCGGTTTTCGCAGCTACGTACGAAACGACACCTTTTTCCAGTCCATTCCGAAAATTCTGGCCGTCCATCCCCACGCCATTTTTCTGTGTCCGGCCATGGCAGGAGAACGGGCGGCGGAGGAATGGCTTCGCCGTCTGGATATCGGCGAGGAGGTGTTCTTGCTGCCCCATTTGACCCGGTCGGAAATGGCCAGGGTCTACCAGCGCGCACAGGTAACGGTCTCGGTCAGCGAGCACGACGGCACGCCGAACACGCTGCTGGAAGCGATGGCTTGCGGCTGCTTCCCGGTGGCCGGAGACATCGAGTCGCTGCGCGAATGGATAGTCGACGGGGAGAACGGTTTTCTCATCGATCCGGGGAATCCCACGGCGCTGGCCGGTGCAGTCAGCCGGGCGCTTTCCGATCCAGGGTTGCGAGCGCGAGCGGCGGATCGCAATCAAACCTTGATCGATGACCGTGCGGCGCATGCGAAGGTCATGGCCAGGGCCTTCGAATTCTATCGATCTTTCTTGCCCTGATACGCAACGTACGCCGAATACAGGGAAGGCTGGAGTCTACCGAGGTGGCAAGATGAATTGGAAAGCACAATTGAAGGGCGATTCGCTGCACTGGTTGTTGGAAACGGAATCGCCGGGCGTTCGTTATCTGGCGCTGCGGGATTTGATGGACGCCTCCACAAATTCTACGGAATTGAAATTTGCGCGGCAGGAAGCTCACGAGAAAGGCCCCATCGCCTCGCTTCTGGCCGAGATGCATCCCGATGGCTACTGGGTCGAGCCGGGACCGGGCTATCGCCCCAAATATCGTAGCACGGTCTGGGCGCTCATCCTGTTGGCGCAGTTGGGCGCCTCGGCAGATCAAGACGAGCGCATCGCAAGGGCATGTGATTATGTCCTCGCCAATACACTTTCCTCGGCAGGTCGCTTCAGCATCTCGGGTGCGCCATCGGGGACGGTGGAGTGCCTGCAGGGCAACATGTGCGCCGCGCTGCTCGATCTGGGATGGGACGACGAACGACTCGATGCGGCATTCGAGTGGATGGCGCGCAGCGTCACGGGGGAGGGTGTTGCCCCTCTGGATGATAAGGATGCCGAACTGCGTTATTACGCGGGAAATTGCGGCCCGGGCTTTGCATGCGGGGCGAACGACAAGCTGGCCTGCGCCTGGGGTGCAGTCAAGGTCATGTTGGCGTTCGCCAAGCTGCCTGCCGAGAAGCGCACGCCGTTGATCGATGTGGCAATCGAGCGTGGGGTAAATTTCCTCTTCAGCGTCGATCCGGCCTCGGCGGAGTACCCCCACGGGTATGCGGACAAGCCGAGCGGCAACTGGTGGAAATTCGGTTTCCCCGTGTTTTACGTGACGGATTTGCTGCAGAATGTTGAAGCGCTCGTGAATCTAGGTTTTGGGGAAGATCCCCGTCTGCAGAACGCCCTGGACCTCATCTGTGAGAAACAGGATTCGCAGGGGCGTTGGGCGCTCGAATACGATTACACCGGCAAGACCTGGCTGGATTTCGGCGTCAAGAAGAAAGCCAACAAATGGGTGACGCTGCGGGCGCTGCGGGTTCTCAAGCAAGCCAGTGGCTGATGCGACATTGACGTTTGCCTCGAATGTCTCGCAAACCGTCCTGATGCTATAATGCCCCCGGGAATCGAAACGGCAATTGGGAGGCACGATCGGGGTTGTTGCAGGTTCTACATCCCCATTTAACAGATTCGATGAAACAAGTCATTCAGGACGTTCGCTCCGGCAAGACCAGCGTAACCGAAGTCCCTGTGCCCGTTCCGGCGCCGGGGACGGCTTTGGTGCGTACTGCGGCATCCATCGTCTCCGCGGGGACGGAGCGCGCCGTCGTCGAATTTGCCACTAAAACCCTGTTGGGGAAAGCGCGTTCACGGCCCGACCTGGTGCGTCAGGTGTTGGATAAAGTACGACGTGAAGGGCTGCTGACGGCCTTCGATGCGGTGCAGAACCGGCTCGATCAGCCCATGCCCCTGGGATATTCTTCCGCCGGGACGGTCGTGGCCGTGGGAGACGGTTTACAGGGTTTCCGCGTGGGGGATCGGGTGGCTTGCGCCGGCGGGGGTTACGCCGTCCACGCCGAGTTCGCTGTCGTGCCCCAAAACCTGCTCGCACACCTGCCGCAAAGCGTGGGTTTCGAAGCCGGTGCTTTCGCCACGTTGGGCGCCATCGCCCTGCACGGCTTTCGTCTGGCAGAAGCGCAACTCGGCGATCGTGTGACGGTCATCGGATTGGGTCTGCTGGGGCTGCTTTCGGTGGGCATTGCACGCGCCGCCGGGTGTTCGGTTTTGGGGGTCGACCTCGATCCCGAACGCGTCGAGCGGGCGAAAAATTTAGGTGCCGAAGCGGCCACCAACCCGGAGGCCGAAGGAGCGGCCGCGGCTTTCAGCCAGGGATTGGGCTGCGACGTCGTGTTGATCTGCGCCGACACGCAGTCCAACGACCCGGTTGAACTTGCGGGAGCCATCGCGCGCGATCGGGCGAGAGTCGTGGCCGTCGGCGCGGTGGGCATGGACATCCCCCGACGCACGTACTATCGAAAGGAACTCCAATTCATCGTCTCGCGCTCCTACGGCCCGGGACGCTACGATCCGCTGTACGAAGAGGCGGGAATCGATTACCCGCCGGGATACGTGCGTTGGACCGAAGGGCGCAACCTGGATGCGTTTCTCGAGACGTTAGCAGGCAGGACGTTCGACGTCACTTCGTTGATCAGCCATCGCTTCGACATCGGACACGCCGCCGAAGCCTACGAACTCATTACGGGGGAGACAAAGGGATCATTCCTTGGCGTGCTGCTTACGTATCAACAGAAACAGGAGGTAGATTCGATTGTCCGCCAGGTCGAACTGCCTATGCAGAAGATAACGCCGTCGGCGCGCGTCCGGTTGGGAGCGATCGGTGCGGGGAATTTCGCCACGGCGGTTCTCTTTCCCGCATTGCGGAAAGTAAAGGGAGTCGAGCGAATCGGCCTGGTCAGCGCGAGTGGATTGACGAGCACGCAGGTTGGGAAGCGATTCGGCTTCCGCTACGCTTCCACGGATGTTAACGATCTCCTTGATGACAAAAACATCAACACCGTCGCGATCCTCACCCGGCACAACCTTCACGCGGCCCAGGTGATCGCGGCCTTGAAGGCCGGCAAGCACGTCTTTTGCGAAAAGCCGTTGGCGCTGCGGCGCGATGAATTAAGCGAGATCATGCAGGCGCTGGAACAAAGCGACTGTATACTGACCGTTGGATTCAACCGGCGCTTCTCGCCGTTTGCGCTGCACATGAAGAATTTTTTCGATGCGGTAGCCGAACCGCTGGCGATGCACTACCGCATCAACGCCGGAAACCTACCGCCGGATCATTGGCTGCACGACGCCGAACAAGGCGGCGGCCGCATCATAGGCGAAGCCTGTCATTTCATCGATTTTCTCACCTTCCTGATCGGTTCACCTCCCGTGAAAGTCTCGGCGGTCGGTACGCCGGACGATCGGCGATACCGCGAGGACAACGTGATCATCACCCTCGAATTCCCCAACGGATCGATCGGGACGGTGAGTTATTTGGCCGCAGGCGACCGTGCCTTTCCCAAAGAGCGCGTCGAGGTCATCGGGGGAGAACGGGTGGCCGTGCTGGATGATTTCCGGCGGATCGAAACCGTATACGATGGAAGGCGTAAAGTGCGCCGCGCCTGGCTGCGGCAAGATAAGGGACACCGCCAGGAGTGGGAAGCCTTCGCAAGGGCAATTGCCGCAGGTGGCCCGCCGCCCATCCCTTACGAGCATCTGGCCGGCGTCAGCTTGAGTTCGATTGCCGCCGTGGAGGCGCTTCGCTCGCGCACAACCGTAAAGATCGAAATCCTACCAAGAACGTAATGGCATCTTTGACGACCATCCTGCGCGCGCTTGGTGAACTTGGTCCCGAGCCCACACTGCTTTATGGGCTGTACCAGGTTCTCCTGCGTTTGGGTTGGTTTCGCTGGCGAACTCCGCGACGAACCTGGGCCGACGTTCCGCTTGCCTCCTGGCTGCGGCCGGATATATCCAGCGAACCCGAACAGTATCTTCAATTTCGTGCACGCATCGGCATGCGTTTTTTCCTCCATCCCGACGACGAATTCGCCGGCGCACTAAACCAGGTGATCGGGCATAACCGGGCTGCAGCAATCGCCCAGGCAGACGCGATTCTGGGAGGCGAATTCCGACTTTTCGGGACGGATGGTTATGATCTGGGCTTTCCGCCCGATTGGGGGAGGTTTTGTTCGACAGGGGAGGATTCGGCAGGCGTTTCTATCCCCCTGGATCGCCATTGGACGGCTTACGATGAGAGCAATTTTGCGCATGACGTCAAGCTGCTCTGGGAACCGGCGCGTTTTGGCTGGGTGTTCCCGTTGATCCGGGCGTATTATCTGACGGAAGACACGCGCTACCCCGAAGCCGTTTGGACCTTGATCGACTCCTGGCGGAACTGCGATTCACCCAACGCTGGACCGCACTGGTCCTCGGCGCAAGAAGTGGCGATTCGATTGCTGGCGGTGATCTTTGCGCTGCACGCGACCTTTGAGCGCTTCGCCCAAGCGCCGCGGGAATTGTGTGGGATCGCAGGATTGATCGCCGAGCATGCGGCGCGGATTCCCCCAACGCTGATGTATGCCCGGGCGCAACGCAACAATCACTTGTTGGTCGAGGCCGCAGCGCTGTACAGCACTGGGTTGTTGTTCCCGGAATTCCGCAAGGCGAAAGCGTGGAAGCGGTTGGGCCGGCGCTGGCTGGAACGATCGCTGACGCAGCAGATCTTCCCCGATGGCGGCTACGTCCAGCACTCGACGAACTACCATCGATTGGCGTTACAGGCGGCGCTGTGGGCGGTGCGCCTGGCCGGAGTGAACGATGAACCGTTTCCTTCCGATTCGCTGGATGCGTTGAGGAACGCCGCTCTCTGGCTTGCCAGTATGATCGATGGGGAAAGCGGGCATGTACCCAACGTGGGACCCAACGATGGCGCGCTGATCTTTCCGCTGAGCACCTGTGCTTTCGAGGATCACCGCCCGACGTGCCAGGCGGCCTCGTTCGCCCTGATGCAACGTAAACCCTTCCCGGATGGACCCTGGAACGAAGAGCTTCTATGGTTTGGCTTGCCGTCCGGTGTTTCGCAGGACAATTCCCGGCGTAAAAACGAGGTGCGCAGCAAGAAGGTCTTGCGGCCAATCGGACTGGAGAATCATTTTCCGGACAGCGGGTTTTCCATCCTGCGCGGGGAGAACTCGTGGGGAACGCTGCGCTGCGCCCGGTTCCGGTCTCGACCGGGTCACTCGGATCAACTGCACCTCGATCTATGGTGGCACGGGCACAATCTTGCCTGTGATCCTGGCACGTACTTGTATAATGGGAAACCACCTTGGGACAACCCCTGGATCGGAGCGGCGTTTCACAACACCATCGTCGTCGATGGCCGGGAGCCCATGCGCCGGGCAGGCAGATTCTTATGGGTCGATTGGGCGCAGGGCGAGTTCGTCGGCCGCTGGAAGACGCAGGATGGCGCCATCGAAGTTGTCGTTGGCCAGCATCACGGTTATCGGCGAATCGGAATTGTGCATCGTCGGACGGTCGCGAGACTTGGCGACGCAGGCTGGCTGATCGTGGACGATCTCATTGGTTCGGGGGACCATCGCGTGTCGATCGGCTGGACGATGCCCGATTTCTCCTGGCGGTTGAATGCGGAGGGTATCTCGCTCGATCTCGAAGAATCCGGAGTCGAGGTGAGTATGGAAGGGCAGAATGGCGACGTGGGACTCTACCGTGCCGGCGCCTTGATCGCCGGGAATGGGATATACGACCATTCCGAACTGCACGGTTGGCGAGCGACGAAGTATGCAGTCAGACAGCCCGCGCTGCGACTGGTAAAACGATTCGTGGCCTCCGCTCCGCTGCGCCATTGCACCTGGTGGGCATTTGACGCTGCATCTCGGGACGGAATGGAGATTTTCTGGAATGAACCCGATCGAGAGACTTTACCTTTTTCCAGTGTGGGCTGGCAAGGAAAGCGTTTGGAACTGAACGATGCACATCCTATTGATTCATCAAGTCTTCGCCGCGCTGGGTGAACCGGGTGGGACGCGCCATCACGAGATGGCGCGCTATCTGGCTGCGCAGGGCCACCGTGTGACGGTGATAACCGGGCAGGTTAACTACCTCACCGGCGAACGCACCGCACAAGGATGGATGCGGCGGGACACGGACGACAGCGGTGTGGTGATTTATCGCTGCTACACTTATGCGGCCTGGCACCGCTCATTTTTTCATCGTATTCTGAGTTTCATCAGTTTCACGTTCTCGTCGTTTTTCGTCGGATTGCGCGTGCGTGAGGTCGATCTGGTTTGGGGCACCTCACCGCCGATCTTTCAAGGCCTGACGGCATGGGCTCTGGCGCGCCTGAAACGCAAACCGTTTCTTTTCGAAGTGCGCGACCTGTGGCCTTATTTTGCCATCGCCGTCGGTGTGCTGCGCAACCGTTTTCTCATCCTGCTCGCGCGTTGTCTCGAACGTTTTTTATATCACTGCGCCGACCGCTTGGTGATCAACTCGCCGGGTTTTGAACAACACGTCCGGGAACGGGGCGCCCGCAGCGTTGCCTTGGTGCCGAACGGGGTTGACGTGTCCATGTTTGATCCGGCGGATAAGGGCACGGCCTTCCGCCAGGAGCATGGCCTCGAGGGAAAATTCGTCGTGATGTACGCCGGTGCGCACGGCATGTCCAACGATCTTGGTGTGGTCATCGGGGCGGCCGATCGCTTGCGGGACCAGAAAAATGTGGCATTCGTTCTGATCGGCGATGGCAAGGAGAAAAGTGCCCTGATGGCGAAAACTGCGGCATTGAGACTTTCAAACGTGTATTTCCTGCCGCCGATGTCGAAGAACAACATCGCTGAGGCGCTGGCCGCTGCGGATGCATGTATCGCCATACTAAAGCCCATCGATGCATACAAGACCACTTATCCCAACAAGGTATTCGATTATATGGCCGCCGGAAGGCCAATCTTGCTCGCCATCGACGGCGTGATCCGATCGGTGGTGGAAAAAGCCGGGGCCGGAATTTTCGTGCGGCCGGGGTACCCACAAGCATTGGCGGGAGCCGTAAAAATCCTTGAATCAGATCCCGAACTGCGTGCACGCATGGGAAAAGCTGGACGAAAATGTGCGCAGGAGCGTTTCGATCGACAGATTCTGGCCGGAAAATTGGCAGCAGTGATGACGGAAGTCGTCGGCGAAACGAATCGAGTCGAGGGGGAGAAGGTTTAGCCCGACCGCTTGGCTTGAGCTGCTGTGCTGTATTATGATCTGGAAATGCCGCCTTTCTATGTAATGAAGTGGATCGATCTACGATGAGCATGCCACTGGTCATTCCTGGAATCCCGCTGCGAAAGCGGATATTCGACCTGGTCCTGACCATTCCCGGGTTGATCCTGATCAGTCCACTGCTTGCGTTCGCGGCGCTGCTCGTTCGCATCCGTCTGGGGAAACCGGTGCTCTTCCGGCAATTACGGCCGGGATATCGTGCAATCCCGTTCGAGATCTATAAGTTCCGTACGATGAGCGAGGCGCGCGACGCCGACGGCAATCTGCTTCCTGATGAGGACCGGCTGACAAAATTGGGACGCTTCCTGCGTGCATCCAGCATCGACGAACTGCCGGAGTTGTTCAACGTTTTACGCGGCGAGATGAGTCTCGTTGGTCCGCGGCCGTTGTTGATGCAGTATCTCGAGCGCTACTCTCCCGAACAGGCAAGGCGTCACGAGGTGCTGCCGGGGATTACCGGCTGGGCTCAGATCGGTGGACGCAACGTGATCACCTGGGATGAAAAATTTAAACGCGACGTCTGGTACATCGATCATTGGTCGCTGCGGCGTGATGTTAAAATCCTGATCCTGAATTTCTGGAAAGTGATCAAACGTGAGGGGATCAGCCAGCCGGGACACGCCACCGCGGAAGAATTCATGGGGAATCAGGAAGGCAAATAAGATGAACTCCAACATCTCGAAAGAGCCATTTGGTAATCCTCAGAAAGTTAGGCGTGTCTAATTGACGCTCCGTCAAGTGGGGCGTACAAAAGTTCGACTTGTAGGGTACACTAAGAGAGGATAAGATAGGACCGTGTGCTAAGTCCAACGGCACAACATACTGCAGAGGAGGCGGACAGTGAAAGAACCACTTGAGTTTTATGATATCAAGACCAAGACAAAGTTCACGAGCGCGAATTGGAGAATCGAGTCCAAAGAGTCCAAGGGCAAGACGCGTTATTTCGCTGTTGCGAGTGCTCCCGGGGGAGATCACGAAGCATGGCGTATCGTGGCTGCTGATTTCGCAAAGAAGCACATGCAATCCTGGTAGTATCGAAATCGATCGGGAATTCGAAGCCGCCCATTCCGACGGGCGGCTTATTGTTTTTTCATATACGGGCTTGTGTTATCATGTCCCTGTTTCCCCGATCTGCATGGAGAGGAGAAGTGTCGGAAAGAAGCGCATGCGCATGAAGAAGAGTTCTCGGAGTGATGCGGATCTGTACCGTGAGATGCTGCGTATTCGTGTTTTTGAAGAACGCTTGTTGGAGATGTTCCCCAGCGGCCAGATATACGGTACCACTCACACTTATATCGGCCAGGAGGCCAACGCCGTAGGGGTCCTGGCAACATTGCGGGCGGGAGACGTTGTTGTCAGCAACCACCGCTGCCACGGCCATTTCCTGGCCTACGGCGGCTCGATGCAGGCTCTGGCTGCGGAACTGCTCGGCCGAGAAACCGGGATTTGCGGAGGTCGAGGCGGCAGCCAGCACATCAAATGGAAGAATTTCTTTGCCAACGGCATCCTGGGGGGAACGGTGCCGATCGCGGTCGGCATGGCATACGCAGAAAACGCAACAAAGCGCGATACACTCGTTTATACCTTCATCGGCGACGGCACGCTTGGTGAGGGAGTGGTTTATGAATCTTTAAACATGGCCTCCCTTTGGAATCTGCCGATATTTTTCATTGTCGAGAACAACCATTACGCACAGAGTACTCCCGTGGAAATGAATCTGGCGGGCGATATGTGCGCCCGTTTCGAAGCGTTTGGTATTACAACGACGGAACAAGAAGCCTGTGACGTGCTTGAAATCATGCAGCTCGCAGAGGATATTTCGAACTCGATTCGCACTGGCAAAAGTCCGCAGGCGCTGATTCTGCATACCTATCGCTTCGCACCGCATTCAAAGGGAGACGACACCCGCGATCCTGATGAAATCGCGCGTTATCGAGCGCGGGATCCACTGCAGGCACATGCGGCACGTTTGGCGCAGAAGGTGAAAGACGAAATAGAGACAGCAGTAGCCGACGAGGTCGAACGGGCGTACCTGCGCGCTGAAAACGGTCCACATCCTGCTCCGGAATCCCTTACCTTGCCGCTGGAAGAGATCTCATGACGACTGTGCGGGAGGCATTGAACGAGTCGCTCGAGGCATGTTTGCGAGAATCCTCGGAGGTATATTTTCTCGGTGAAGACATTCTCGATCCCTACGGCGGTGCGTTTAAATTGGCGGCAGGATTGTCGACACAATTTCCGGCGCGCGTGGTCACGACTCCGGTGTCGGAAGCGGGCATCGTGGGGGTTGGGATCGGGATGGCGTTGCGCGGCCTGCGGCCGGTGGTTGAAATCATGTTCGGGGATTTCATCGCTTTGGCCGCCGATCAATTGATCAATCACGCCGCAAAAATTCGCTGGATGAGTGGAGATGCAGCTCGGGTCCCATTGGTCGTGCGCACCCCCATGGGGGGAGGTCGCGGGTATGGCCCGACGCACAGCCAGACGTTGGAAAAACATTTCCTTGGAGCGCCCGGACTGCGTGTGGTTGCCGTAACCGATATGGATGATCCCGGAGCTTTGCTGCGTCGTGCTGTTATTCATGACGATGATCCCGTGCTGCTGGTGGAACACAAGCTGCTCTATCCCAGCACGATCTTGGCCCTGGACGAAACGGGTGAGTTCGACATTGAACGGCAAGGCGTCGGATATCCCACATATTTACTGCGATTGCGCAGCTCACCGGAGCCGGAATTGACGCTGGTGGCCTACGGTTACATGGCGGCTTTGGCGCGGGAGGCCATGCGTGATCTGGCCTACGAGAAGGAGATTTTTTCCGAATTGATCGTGCCCACACAGCTCAGCCCATTTGAACTCGATGATTTATACCGGCGCGCATCGCAGACTCGTCGCGTGCTCGTCATCGAAGAAGGGACGCG of Anaerolineales bacterium contains these proteins:
- a CDS encoding transketolase C-terminal domain-containing protein; this encodes MTTVREALNESLEACLRESSEVYFLGEDILDPYGGAFKLAAGLSTQFPARVVTTPVSEAGIVGVGIGMALRGLRPVVEIMFGDFIALAADQLINHAAKIRWMSGDAARVPLVVRTPMGGGRGYGPTHSQTLEKHFLGAPGLRVVAVTDMDDPGALLRRAVIHDDDPVLLVEHKLLYPSTILALDETGEFDIERQGVGYPTYLLRLRSSPEPELTLVAYGYMAALAREAMRDLAYEKEIFSELIVPTQLSPFELDDLYRRASQTRRVLVIEEGTRTMGWGAEVSARLHEAVPSSLQVGRVAALDMPIPAAARLEAEVLPSVARIKNAAQELVV